From uncultured Roseateles sp., the proteins below share one genomic window:
- a CDS encoding VOC family protein, whose product MTQAIPYLAFDGNCAEAMRFYETTLKGKLEVLMSGADSPMADQMPKEFAHRILHARLVLPGGAMLYAGDCPAHMPYEGIKGVSIALDYPTEAEAEQVFNALASGGQVTMPMQPAFWAKRWGMLIDRFGLAWIVNGVQIPV is encoded by the coding sequence ATGACACAAGCCATACCCTACCTCGCCTTCGACGGCAATTGCGCCGAGGCCATGCGTTTTTACGAGACCACGCTCAAGGGCAAGCTCGAGGTGCTGATGAGCGGGGCCGATTCGCCGATGGCCGATCAGATGCCCAAGGAGTTCGCCCACCGCATCCTCCACGCCCGGCTGGTGTTGCCCGGCGGCGCCATGCTGTACGCCGGTGATTGCCCGGCCCATATGCCTTACGAGGGCATCAAGGGCGTGTCTATCGCGCTGGACTATCCGACCGAGGCTGAGGCCGAGCAGGTCTTCAATGCGCTGGCCAGCGGTGGCCAGGTGACCATGCCCATGCAGCCGGCCTTCTGGGCCAAGCGCTGGGGCATGCTGATCGACCGCTTCGGCCTGGCCTGGATTGTCAACGGCGTGCAGATTCCGGTCTGA